Within the Mugil cephalus isolate CIBA_MC_2020 chromosome 1, CIBA_Mcephalus_1.1, whole genome shotgun sequence genome, the region ATTGTCCAGATGTTTTCCAGGGTTGGTGTTCCAGACAGGATCATAACCAACCAGGGGGCAACTTCACCTGCAGATTCCTGCAGCTCATCCATTGGCAGCTGGGGATTTTGGTGATCAAGACCACTCCGTATTACCCTCAGACGGACGGTTTGGTCAAGTGGTTCAACCAGACCCTTCCTGCTGTCCACGTACCGGGAGGTCCCTGATGCAATCTCGACCACCTCTCTGCGTCCAGTCCTGCCAAGTCCTGCCACCTGAGCTCCAGCAAGTCTCCAAGTTGTTCGCTGCAAACCCAGGGAAGACTGAACTGGTTGCGCACATTGTCTGCCTGAAAGAAGGGGCCAGTTCGACCGGGGCGCTTACCAGGTTCCACAACACCTGGTGGCAAAGCTAGTGAAGCAGGTGGAAGAGATGCAACACCTGGGTGTCTGAGTGGCGCAGCCAAGTGGTCATCCTGGTGAAGAAGGATGGCTCACTCCACATCTGCATCAACTTCAGGAAGCTCAACACGATGTCGGAGTTCAATGCCTAGCCGATGCCCCAGATCGACGATCTGCTGGAGAAGATTGGTCAGGCAATGTTCATCACCACTCTGGGCCTCTGCAAAGGCTACCAGCAGGTACCACTGGAAGCAGCCAGTCGCCCCTACACTGCATTCCAGACACCTGCCAGCCTCTTACAGTTCACGGTGATGACATTTGGCCTCCATGGAGCACCCGTCACTATGTCCTGTAGGGGTGTGAGGACTGCAGCGCTGCCTACCTCGTTGACGTGGTCATCTTCAGTGACTCCTGCAGCATCTGCAGCATTTGGAGCGAGTCCTTCGTCAGATCCAGCAGGTGGGCCTGACACCGAATCCTGCCAACTGCCAGTAGGCCGGGGAGGAAGTGAAGTACCTGGGTTACCGGCTTGAACAAAGTGAGGTCCAGCCACAGCTGCCCACGCCCTTGAACGAAGAAGGAGGTGAGATCCTTCTTGGGCTTGGCCGGCTGCTACCGGAGGTTTATCCTGCAGTTCGCCACCATTGCCACCCCATTGACAGCCCTCATGGCAAAGGACCAGAGGAACCCTGTTGCGTTGAACGATGACTGTGAGACAGCATTCTGGACCCTCAAGGCCTGCTTGTGTTCCTCTCCAGTGCCTCTGCAGTGGGACTGGGGGCAGTCCTGGCCCAAGGTGACCCTGGGGAAGAACAATCTGTGCTGTACCTGAGCCGCAAGCTGCTGCCATGGGAGACCAGGCCCTCCACTGTGGAGAAGGAGGTCCTGGCTATCAAATAGGCCCTGGAGAGCTTGAGGTACTATCTGCTGGGGAGGGAGTTTGACTTAGAGACCGATGACCGGGCTCTAACCTGGATGAACGCCATGAAAGACCAACCACAACAGCTGGTTCACCCGCTGGTACCTCTCTCTCCAGCCGTTCCAGTTCCAGATCCGACATTGAGCTGGCAAAACCAATGTTGTGGTAAATTATCTTTCCAAGATGTCACAAATTACAACCtcagggaggagggggatgtGATGAAACGTCTTTGAAAGCACCATCATTCCCCGTCcggtgctctctctctctccctgagCCAGAGAGTGCTGGTGTCCGGATGCACTCTTTGGTGCAAATAAAATTCACCACACATGTTTTTCAACTGAGCCATCATTTTCTCTTGTATCAAAATTAACTTGTGACAAcctataaaatgttttaaatgtgctctgCTGTAAAAAGGGTGAAACACAAAGTTTCAAACTATTTCTCTTTCTGGAATAAGTCAGTGTCTGATAACCACTCCCTGTTCTTTGTGctatgaaaaacagcagctccACTCATGTTTCCacatgtttcctcatgttttgtCACGTTTTCTTGTTCCCTCCCCTTTAGATCGCTACATTGAAGATGGGTGTAACCAACAGGTGGTGAAGAGTGAGAGCTGATTGGCTCCATTCACTGTAGAGTCACATGTTGTTCAGATCAGAGCACAGACTAGAGTCACTTCTAGGAAACAGAAACTCACTCGGTCGTCGACACTGAGAGcagaaatggagcagaaaggagttcATCTGTACAGAGAAACTTTCTCTTGTACCATCTGTCTGGATCCTCTAAAGGATCCTGTGACTACttcctgtggacacagctactgcatgaaGTGTATTAAAAGACACTGGGATGGAGAAGACCAGAAGGGAatctacagctgccctcagtgcaggaagactttcaaaccgaggcctgtcctggagaaaaacaccatgttagcagagttagtggagcagctgaagaagactggactccaagctgctccagctgatcactgctatgctggacctgaagatgtggcctgtgatgtcggcactgggaggaagctgaaagccttcaagtcctgtctggtctgtctggcctcttactgtgagaaacacctccaacctcactatgatgcagctccattaaagaaacacaagctggtggagccctccaagaagctccaggagaacatctgctctcgacatgatgaggtgatgaagatttTCTGTCGTATtgatcagcagagtatctgttatctctgcacaATGGATGAAAATAAAGGCCATGAAACagtcccagctgcagcagaaaggactgagaagcagaaggaggtggaggtgatgctacaaaacatcctgcagggaatccaggagagaaagaaagatgtggagctgcttagacaggagctgaaggccatcaaagactctgctgataaaacagtggaggacagtaaggagatcttcactgagatgatccgtctcctccagaaaagaagctctgatgtggagcagctggtcagatcccagcagcaaactgaagagagtcgagtcaaagatattgaggagaagctggagcagcagatcactgagctggagaggaaaggctccgagctgaagcagctcttaaacacagaggatcacaaccagtttctacacaactacccctcactaccaccacccagtgagtctacacactcatccagcatcaagatTCGTCCTCTGAGGTACTTTAAGgatgtgaaagcagctgtgacagagaccagagagaaactacaggacattctgagagaaacatggacaaacatctcagtgacagtgactgaagtggatgttttactgtcacaaccagagccaaagaccagagatgaattctggaaatattcacatgaaatcacactggatccaaacacagcaaacacagagctgttattatctgagggaaacagaaaagtaacattaATGAATCAACCTCAGTCTTATTCTGATCATCCAAATAGATTCACTGATTATCctcaggtcctgagtagagagagtctgactggacgttgttactgggaggtggagtggagaggaggaggagctgatgtAGCAGTcgcatacaagaatatcagcagagcaggggATGAAAGTTCATTTGGATAcaatgacaaatcttggtcattattttgttacacaaacagttacatatTTTACTACAACGAAGACTCAACTTCTGTCTCAGGTCCTGtttcctccagagtaggagtgtacctggatcacagagcaggtcttctgtctttctacagcgtctctgaaaccatgactctcctccacagagtccagaccacattcactcagcctctctatgCTGGACTTTGTCCTCGTTATGATGGAGACACTGCTGAGTTGATTAAAGTCAAATAGACAGaagtctcttcagggacagttggttaaaatgtgtcttctagtCTCCAGGTGGTTTGGTCTCCATGGTTGTAGCTGAGagctcattgttgtgtcatgtcttcACTGCTCAGAGACCAGCTGTCAATCACACTTTGTGGGCGGTACTTTGTCgtctcctggtttgttgtttgcttggtGTTGGACTTGgtgttgtttgggttttctccttcctgtgtctgtttagccacGGAGGCTCTAACTGCTCACCATGACTTTGATtcacataaactgacatttgtccacatgacAATCTGAACGTGTCTGAGCTCTGAACGTCTCatcaacatttgtgttgatgtgtttgtgtgtagttgtCGTTTGTCTTCCGCTGCATGGGCCTcaacagagaaaccagcagacCTTCCTTTATCACAGAGATTTAGTTACCAATCAATCAttagttgatttttatttgctgATATTCTGAGTCAAACTCACTGATTGTGTAGAAAAGGTGAATGTTTCCAtgataatgttgttgtttttatcttgttctcTTGTGTGTGGGGGCATTTAACAGGGAATATTCTGTCAATAAAAGCTGGATGAAAACTACACAGACAATTGTTGGAATTTATAGTTGGACCTGACCCTTGAAattttttgttccatttttataATTACCTAACAGTAGAAAACACCCAAAAGCAATGATATCATGCAAAGAGATGCCATGTAAGAGCTTatagaaaaaaatcataaacTACGAATACCTCATTCACTACTCGATGCCGCTGTTGCATTTGTTATTAGTAGTATCACCATGATTTCACTAGATGGAGGCAAAGGACCAGACAAGGACCAGGGATCAGATTCTGCTATCGTGGTGATGGActcaaaatgaccacaaaacgTGAAATATTAggacaaaataagaaaaggaaGCTTCTCTAGCTTCAAATAACAATGGAGTAGAGTTGAGCAGTTATGGAGGAAATTGTGCACAGATGGGGTCACCTCTACTTTAAATGCAAGGTATAAACTGATACAATTTAACTTCCTGCATCTGCTGTACCCcacataaattacataaatacaacTCCAGTATATCAACTGTTTGTTTTAGTATTGCAGTGAAGTGGAAATCTGATGTCCACCTTCCAAAAAACTAAAGTGTGGTTTTCTGAGATCAATAGCTGTGTGCccataaagaaaataacttacTGGATGCAGAAAAGTGGTAACACTTTTTACAAAGAACGGTCTCCtacaaaagtattggaacagcaaggcaaattcccttgtttgcCTGCGACCCatcgacatcaccaaactgttacattcttcatttgtgatactattccaggcttttaccgcagcttctttttattcttgttttttttcggGTGTTTCTCCTTTaagtctcctcttcaggaggtgaaatgctgctcagttgggttaaggtcaggtgattgCCTTTGCTAGTTTAAAACCTTCCACTTGtttcccctgatgaagtcctttgttttgttggcagtgtgctttgggtcattgtcctgctgcttGATAAAATTCCTCCCGATTAGTTTAgatgcatttctctgtaaattggcagacaaaatgtttctgtacacttcagaattcattctgctgttaccatcatcagttacatcatcaataaatattaatgagccggTTCCAGAATCGAACATGCACGTccaagccatgacattacctcgaccatgcttcacagatgagcctATATGCTCCGGATCatgagcagttcctttctttctccacactttggccttttCATCACTGTGGTTAagattaatcttggtctcatcagtccataagattgtgttccagaacttttgtggctcatctctgtacttctttgcaaatttcaatctggccttccaattcttactactgatgagtgttttgcatcttttggtatgACCTCTAGATTTCTGCTCTCGGAGTCTTCTTCAAACAGTGGATTGAgataccttcacccctgcactgtggaggtcattggtgatgtcacttactgatgttttggggtttttcttcacagctctcacaatatttctgtcatcagctgctgttgtttttctcggCCGACCTTTTTgacgtctgttgctcagttCAGCAGTAATTTCTTTCTTCCACATTCCAAATTGCTGTGCTTGCTTTGCCCAAAGTTTGTCCAGTGGCTCTGATTGAGTTTCCTTCTCgcttttctcccatagacagctctctggtctcatgttggtttatcctctttaacaagaaatgcatactttacaggtttcaacccaggccaaaaagtagactagtcatgcagagctatttgatgtttgaacaatcaaccttaaaggcaacacctgggcaacaagaaacacctgtcagtcacatgttccaatagTGCAATATTTGCTCACTGGAAAAACGGAtgggttcaaacaaagggtGGTAAGTCCCAcgttgtttaacacatcaagatgtaaatacctgaaaaaataaaagctgacattctgaactcgtctcatactcatcttttgatcttgaacccaaatgtcttcagtgaacaacaaaaataagGGAATGTGctttgctgttccaatacttttggaggggactgtatggcagccatttttattttatatggaaaatctACCAGCACACCAGATTGACTGATCTAACCTGTGTTTGAACGTGACTTGGCATGGTCTATGTTTCTCTTAGTGATGCTaacttttgtctctctctgtatctttgATTACTgtataacatgtttttttcccctttttctttattgttttattactattattttttattaattctttgtattttttttattttatcgttATCTGTTGTCATGTCATTGTgagtttactttatttttccttgatTTGATTGTGTCTGGTCAGTATATAACTGTAACTGTTcatgaaaaagttaaaaataaaatattataaaaaaaaaaaaacaatggagtGGAACGGATTATCTATTCTGTGGCCTTACATTTTAACGTATGTAAAAGTTAgtgcaacaataaataaataaattattcttaTTGTCCTTCAGGGGGAAATTCCATCTCTGCATtgtgacccatccatttgttcaaaCAGTAATATGTACAGCTGGAGCAGtgtgctgcagcctcaggtggGCCATGCCCGGGGAGCAAATTGGGAGGAAATATAGTCATAGTCATGGTTTTTATAGTGTGGTTtcctatttttacttttactgctTGTACTCagataaaacaaatacacatacCTTCTCCATCCAGGCTGTTGAGGGCGACGGCGGTCGAGTCTCCATTAATGACGTCCAAGAAGAAGTCTGCAGGGTTGTTGTGGGCCTCACAGGTGTATCCTGGGAAACGGTTTCCAAACTAAGTCACGAGTCATCTTTATATCACGTTGTACGATGTTACACTGAAGTTTAACTCATATTCCTACCAATGTCTGAGAAGTACTCAAGTGCTGACTGTGCTGGACCGTGGTAAACCTGGTCATTTTCATTATGGCAAAAACAAGAGTTAATATAATAAACATATTATGTTACATCTGGTGAAAATGTTCAATAAGCAGCAGGTGACTGGATTGACCTGTTTGCCGTTGACAAGCAGGGTGAGGCTGTCAAACAGGCGGTAGATGCTGTATCGAGGTTGATGGATGGAGAGGATGATGGTGCGACCATTGTTTGCCATCCTGCAgaaacgaagaaaaaaaagcagggatttatcacacagcagaaacaaaacagcacaaaacattCTCGTATTTGTCAGTTTCAAGTACAAATGAGTCTTTGTGAAACAAGCATAAACtccaaacaatacaaaacatcaCCTAACCTTATGttggaaaacaaataattctTCAAATAAGATAATAATTCTTGACatctaataaaaacaatgatTCTGTCACATACAGTTAGTTAGTTATGGAGTTccacagggttctgtgctagtaCTCCTACTTTTCAAAACATCGGTGCATCCCTTAACCAGTATTATTGGCAAATACTGTCAAAGCTCATGaatttggaaataaaatcatgaacACGGTAAAGACAAATGTATTTGAAGACAGCAACATAAACTTTTTCATTGCATAATGTGCATTTTGTTAGAAAATATCCAATCAacctttttctcattttgtccatttcctgttttgtttctgaattTCTAGATTAAAATCTGATCTTCTAAATTAAGCCAACTATCCAGTGAAGAAAATCAGGTGTTTTCTATGTTGACAAGCAAAACAATGTCTCAGCTGTGTAGAAATCATTAGTATTTGCTCAGATTATATTGAGGAAGTGGGGATGTTTTGGCTGGGGTGTTCACCTCTTCAGCAGGAGTAGCACAGAGTTAGCTGTGCTGGCGTCGAGACCCGTGGTCGGTTCGTCCAGGAAGAGGACGGGCGGGTCAATGATCAGCTCCATACCGATGttcgtcctcttcctctcgcCTCCAGAGACTCCGCGAATTAACTGAGTGCCCACCTGCATACACCGTTCagcatttctgtcttttcttattgttttactttatttgttgttccttttttatatattttttatcttcctCACCTTGGAGTCAGCCACTCGACCCAGCCCCAGCTCCTGAATCAGTTTGTCGactttctgctctttctccttctgAGAGATGGTCGATGGGAGACGCAGTGCTGCAGAGAAGGTGAAGTTTTCTCTGACCGTCAAAGTTCCCATCACCACGTCATCCTGCCAAAAACAAAGCTTCTTGAAACCACGAAAACGACAATATTCACCAAAGCTGCTTGGTGACCTTTGCATGAGCTGATCTCATTGTCTCTTCCAGGAAACATTCCTGAATCTCAGGTGGTTTACCTACCTGCACCACGTATCCGGACAGACACTTAAAGTTTGGAGGCTGATGGGCTCCGTCAATCAGGACTTCTCCAGACAGACCTGCAGGGTCCTTCCTTGCTGCCAAAACATCCAGGAACCTGAACGAAAAGTATCTCCCTGTAACAAATCTGGCTTCAGTGAGGGTTAAATAGTCTGTGGTCAAGTTTCACTTTGTCCAAACGGAACCTttctaataaaatatttactcaaAGCACAACTGTCTTGTACCAGTGAGtgatttttgtttagttgtttgttttactggCCATAAAGATCAGAAACATGAAGCCATGAAGATCAGAAACATGAGGATGCACAGATCTAGTGACATGCTATTTAGTAGTAGCTGAAGTGTAGGTAGTAGGTAGTAAGTGAAGGAGGAGCGTAGAGGACTGGTGCATCATTAGAAGTCCCCTACACCTATGGCAGCATAACTACTAGGACAACAAATGTACTGAGGAAAACTAAACAGATGTCTTTTCCATGAGACACAAACTTCCTTTGTGCATAAATGACGCTTGTTGCTGCTTGTTTTCTGGGAAAGCtggtaaaaactaaatatgaatGGATACGTGACTTTTACTTTCACGCCTCTTTGCttctgacgtttttttttttttttttttttttttatatcatatcTGCAACACTCACGATGACTTGCCACTCCCTGTTGCTCCCATGATGGCGTTCAGACCGGGCTTCATGAGTCCactgaaaaagacagaaaaaactgttatttttgtgtctgtgtcacatgGTGCCAGTCAGATTTCACATGTATGGTATAATACACGGGGTGTATGAATCTGCTGAGAGCAACAAGTTAAACCAGGCGTTCATTGATGAGCTGCTGGCTTTTTCACAGAGGATCGGTTTAAAATGACGCAGCAGTTTCAGTTCCGAGTTCAGTGGCCACGTTGAGGTATTTTTCAGGAACAGAAACGTTTTCCTGTTCCTTTCTGTGACCTCAGAACGTTgtgacagtttttattttcaggttgtttttttccctgagtCATGTTTCAGGGCATTTGCTGACAAACGTCAAACACTATAACCGTGACACTGcagtttctttgtctttccgTCCGTCCTTCATTTTTGGTTTTCCAAGAAGAGATGAGAATCCAAAGAGACGGCGTCTTCCCGTCCAACATCCGTCAGGTCATCAGTTGGCCAACCTTGGTTTTGCAATCTAATGTAGTTTGATTTATCTATGAGTTATTACACGAAGATGACCTCTCCCTGTCCAAAGTCAGACACTCAGCAGATCTCATAAAACATGACGCTGCAGATTTGTTCGGATTTCAACACAAAGGAAATTGACCTTTCTTTCCTTGTCCTTCTTTTCATGACTGACAAATATTTTCCTTAATTAGACTTTCATTTTCAGCCTCCTGTCTACAATTTGTCTCTTTCATTCCATGTATTTtctatttcatctttttttccagctttcttctttcccttcttACTATCCTTTTGTTCTCTAcctatttttttaaagatgattttctattttaatgtcATTCGgcacatttattcacatttactTCCTTTATGTATTagattttccacatttctctttttatttttctccctaaatcattttcatcataGTTTAGAGTCTTTTGCcaacatttgtctttattttcatttttttctctcctcatctTTCTACGACTTGAAATAGGGTATTTCCTTCTTTTGCTATTCATGTCTTTAGCTGTTTCcaagttttcttttccttcttttaaaaaattgcTGAATTACTGTGGTGAacttttaaaaatttaaagctTAACATGGCCTCTGCATTTGATCATAGTTTATTTAACATGTGTAACTGGAAACAATATTGACACCATACCATTGGTAGTTAAAAATTAACACTATGAGAACGTTGGTTAGTGTTGCGAAGTGTTAAATTTTAACTATAAGACACGTTTGGAGGGTGAACTGTTGATTGGTGAATGCTGATTTTGTGTAATCTTATAAAAACGTACTCATGGGCTCAGTAACAAAATGTCTTTGATTATCCCCGTATCTCATATTTAAAATTATGCTTCCGGCCTCTTTCTGATAACACAGAAACGTGCAGAGGCagtttgtgacatttcagtttTGGCATAAGTTTTATAACATGGTTATAAAACTTGATTTAAATGCCGCTTCTAAAAGACACGTGTAAACTCACTCCAAGAATCGTTAATGAACATGGCTCCTCTCTTATGTGAACTCATCCTAGACTCTCAACCTTGTCAATGATTACACACCTTGAACCTGAATTAGCAGAGATACCAGCCGCTAtaaactcaaacaaacacacacacatgctgcacttTGACCGACTGTACATTTCATAACATTTATATGTAATGACGGACTTTGGTCGTTAGTAGTCAGATGCTGGTGTTACAGAATCTCAATAATCCACGTGAACTCTTGAACTCGTGAATGTTTTTGCTCttgaataattttctttttgattttccaCTGAtataactaaataattaaagagagtaaaagtcttaaatacttTGGCATGGATTAAAACGTTTTAGTttagtgtgttagcatgctaacattgcTAATGTGTTTAATAATTGTGGAAAAGGTTTAAGGTCAATCAACAGGTCACCATAGCTAAGTGACGTGCATCTTCACGAGGGCATGAACATCTGTAGCAAGCTTTACGGCAACTCATCTGATAGTTGCTGAGACCTATCAATCTCTAAATTCTAACCTCACTAGTAAGATAGCATCTTGAAATTTAACCTCACAATTAAGCAAAAGTCATACGGTCAGACATCCGTCCTCTGGGAGCACACATCAGTTTAACAATTGAAACTGAAAATCTTCAGGGTTTACCCACAAGGATGAGCTAGCTGAAATGCCAAAGGGTTTCCAATGTTGCTGAAATTCATCTGTTAAAGTTAAGATAGCTGCAAAGCTAAAGTTCTGCAAATGTCCACAGAAACTCAACCTCTGAAACCTGGAACCACGAATACCTTTAGCAAACTTTATCGCAATTAATAGCAATTTTACACAAAATCTCAAGGGTTTTCACCTCAAAGTTGTTGCACCTAGCTGAATATGTGAAGCAAACCTCTTGGCAAAGTGTCTTCTTGGCAAAATTAACttaattattaaagaaaaaaaaaaaaaaaaaaacacttctgggAACCATGACTTTCTGTTACAAGCTGAATCAATtcttgagatatttcagtttccaAACGCTTGCATGGCTATTTTCAAATCGTATCTATATTTGTTAAAGTTACTAGAATCCACGAGACTTTAACACCTTCAGCTTTCTCACAAAGCCAAGCCTCATAGTAAGTGAGGCAGTCCAGCATCCTGCCACCGCGCCTGTTTGTTGGTTTAAGCCCAAACTCATTGTCCTTTCACAGGCCTCAGTACATGTCACAGAGGTAAAGTGGAAGCTAGTCTCCTGGACAAAGCAAACTTCCTTCCTTTGCCTCCAAACGTTTGGCAGTGTTTGATCCAAGCAGGCCTTGATCGGATCACGTTTGCCTCCCAGGTGGGCTCCTGGGGCACGTAGACAAACAAACGCACAATTAATGTAGGGCTGAAGCATCTTTGTGTTTGGGAACGTGGAAAACGGATTTCTGGAATTGAATATGCAGATGTTAAACCGGTAGTTCTGCTccaagttttgtttatttgaacgGAATCGCAAGGTTTATTTTGTGGGATGAAATAAATACGAGCTAACAGTTTCTGTTGACGTTAACTGGAATTCACACTTGGCGTATAATGTGTCATCTGGTCTAGGGTGACCCGAtatgagtttgtgaaaaagaagAGCCTTCAGCATGTTAGGGAAATGCAAAAAGCGCAAATTTGATATAAAGTATAAAGTTTGAGGCGCTAGTAGAACAAACAAAGTTTGACGCAtatttaggtctcaaaaagaggacacgTCGGGAAAAAGTGGGCACCCGGTCtccctgtctgcctgtctggaGCAAGCTTGCCCTTCACATTTGCTTTGAGGgaccacttgtgatcagatctcaGTTCCATGCTTCATATCCAAACAGAAAACCTACATTACGTTTACTTACATGCCTTTCCAGACTCAAAGACTTTTAATAAAAGGGTCACTGACAAAGACATTTATGCAGAAGTAGGACACCAtagtcagaaaacacaacagataatTAAATTTAACCTCAGGATGTAGTTAGCTTAAAAGTTCAGTGATCAAAGTTAAAAAAGTGTCGCTCAGTGTTATGCTAATAACTTATTCATCGTTAGCAAGTTTACTCTTCAAGGACATCATTGGCGACACACAACATTTGTCTCGGGACTACACGCACACAGTGTCGTACTCACTTGAGGTCGATGAGGATGTCCTTGGTCGTAGCCTTTTTACAGCAAAGAAAACTTCCTCCCTGGTTCACTTTGTAGTGAATATTGTGGAAACTGACGGTGGCACCGTGCGAGCCACGAAAACCTGCCGACTGCAAAGAAGTTAAACACCCGGACCTGACAAACATCTTTCCAAAACATTCACATCCAGAGGGGAAGGTACCTTAAGTTTGGACGTGCCGTTCAACCCAGCGTCCGTCATCTCGTGGCTGTTTGACATCTTTTACCTCGCTCCTCCTGAACGCAAAATCCTGAACAAACAGTTTACCCTCATTAATACCAAATTagaaat harbors:
- the LOC125007834 gene encoding tripartite motif-containing protein 16-like, with amino-acid sequence MEQKGVHLYRETFSCTICLDPLKDPVTTSCGHSYCMKCIKRHWDGEDQKGIYSCPQCRKTFKPRPVLEKNTMLAELVEQLKKTGLQAAPADHCYAGPEDVACDVGTGRKLKAFKSCLVCLASYCEKHLQPHYDAAPLKKHKLVEPSKKLQENICSRHDEVMKIFCRIDQQSICYLCTMDENKGHETVPAAAERTEKQKEVEVMLQNILQGIQERKKDVELLRQELKAIKDSADKTVEDSKEIFTEMIRLLQKRSSDVEQLVRSQQQTEESRVKDIEEKLEQQITELERKGSELKQLLNTEDHNQFLHNYPSLPPPSESTHSSSIKIRPLRYFKDVKAAVTETREKLQDILRETWTNISVTVTEVDVLLSQPEPKTRDEFWKYSHEITLDPNTANTELLLSEGNRKVTLMNQPQSYSDHPNRFTDYPQVLSRESLTGRCYWEVEWRGGGADVAVAYKNISRAGDESSFGYNDKSWSLFCYTNSYIFYYNEDSTSVSGPVSSRVGVYLDHRAGLLSFYSVSETMTLLHRVQTTFTQPLYAGLCPRYDGDTAELIKVK